The Paenibacillus sp. RC334 nucleotide sequence AAAAATTCGATCATGATTATTGGATTGATCCTGGCTGCATTGGGTCAGGTTGTGATTTTAATGGGAAGTACGGACTTAACCCTCATTATAATTGGTTGGATTATTGGTGCGTTAGGATCAGGCTTTGCATGTTCTATGCCGTTTGCGATGTTATCAGATACAGTTGATTACGGGGAATGGAAAAATGGTATTCGGGCAAGTGGATTCCTGACCTCCATTGGAAGCGCATTCTGTATTAAAGCGGGTAGCGGAATCGGCGGATTATTGCCAGCATGGATCATGGGCAGCACCGGTTACATCGCCGGGAAGGTCCAAACGCCTACTGCGTTGTCTGGAATTCAGTTCAGCTTTATCTGGCTACCGTTTATCGTCTTCCTGATCGGTATCATTCCTATGTTCTTGTATAAAAAATTCGAAAAGAACGAAGCTTCCATTCAACAGGATTTAATTGCGAGAAGATAATTTTAATTCGTCTAACAAGGATTTAATCATATCGTAAAAACATTAATGCCACTTCAAAACCTGTTCACTGAACTGAGCAGGTTTTTGTGTTTTTTTCTATTTTTAAATGTGAGCAAAACCATTGACAGGATTTTCTTTTGGAGTGATACTTCTATGTAGAGAAAAGTGTACGAAATCAAGAACTAGGTACATCTAGCCTTGCAACTCTATACATTTTCCCGCCATGGAAGCTCTTCTGTTGAAGGGTTTTTTTCAATTTGATAAAAAGAATGTGATGATATGAGTCAACTGAGTGTAAGAATAAGAACACATGGCTTTCTGAATAGGCATTTTTCGGGAGAGTCTATTGATTATCGACAGATTATTGCTCTGTTTATCCCGCTTCTGATTGATCAGGCTTTTATCGTGGGTCTTAATTTGGTGAATACGGCAATGATCAGTTCATCGGGTATGGCGGCGGTCAGCGCGGTGAATATGATTGATTCCCTGAATATTTTCCTGATTAATGTATTTGTCGCTGTGTCTACCGGGGGAACGGTTGTCGTGGCACAGTATAAGGGGAGCGGTAACGACCTTATGGTCTCTAAAGCCGCATCCGGCACCATTTCCTCCGTTTCCTTGCTGGCCTTGGCTATCAGTCTGTTTATGATCGTGTTGTACAATCCGATCTTAAGTGTTCTGTTTGGCTCCGCCTCGGCTGATGTATTAGCTAACGGTAAGGTGTATCTGCTGGGAAGCTGTATGTCTTTCGTGGGGATTGCGATCGTTGAGGCGGTGTGTGGAGCGCTGAGGGGGATCGGGAAGACGAGGGCATCGCTGGCTCTTTCTCTCATCATGAACCTCTCGTACGTGCTTCTAAATGTAGTATTCATTAATGTATTGGATATGGGTGTGCTGGGCATGACGATTGCCGTAAACGTGTCCAGATATGCAGGGGCAGTTTGTGCATTGGTCTATTTGGTCAGGGTAGATGACGACTTGCGTGTTCAGCTTAGAGATATGCTTTATTTTAATCTAGCCATGCTTAAAAAGATTCTGTTCATCGGGCTTCCATTTGCAGCAGAGCAGATGTTTTTTAATGGGGGTAAAA carries:
- a CDS encoding MATE family efflux transporter, producing MSQLSVRIRTHGFLNRHFSGESIDYRQIIALFIPLLIDQAFIVGLNLVNTAMISSSGMAAVSAVNMIDSLNIFLINVFVAVSTGGTVVVAQYKGSGNDLMVSKAASGTISSVSLLALAISLFMIVLYNPILSVLFGSASADVLANGKVYLLGSCMSFVGIAIVEAVCGALRGIGKTRASLALSLIMNLSYVLLNVVFINVLDMGVLGMTIAVNVSRYAGAVCALVYLVRVDDDLRVQLRDMLYFNLAMLKKILFIGLPFAAEQMFFNGGKILTQIFIVSLGTNALATNAICSSLANVFQIPANALALTIVTVVGQCMGRRNVEDARKFTKSFIWLSSLSFIVMGLILMPLFKPMVGLFHPPAEIVDDIFIVILINTLAQIPLWSIAFITPSALRAAGDSKFTSLTSMLSMWLCRVVLGYILGIVFNMGIVGVWLAMDIEWGVRGIVFLWRFRGNKWVQHRLID